CTCGTCCTTGTGGTCCTCGATGAACTGCTCGAAGGACTGGACGACGCCCCGGGCGCGCTCGGTGGCCTCCGCGCTGAAGCCGGCCTCGATGACCTCGTCCTGGCTGACGTGGTCGAGGGTGATCTCGTTTTTCTTCTTCACGTCGACCAGCAGCGCTCGCAGCCCGGGGTCGTACAGGGGCTTGACGGCCTGCTGGATGATCTTGTCCCTGGCGGCCTGCAGGATCTCGTTGCTGACGGGCTGGTCGCTGTCCGGCGGTAACCCCAGGTCGGCCCTGGCCTGCTCCAGGTGACGGTCGGGATTAATGGCCTCCACCAGTCGGCGGCTGAGGTCGTTGAGCCCTAAGCCTTGGGCCAGTTCGCGGATTTTGTTGTCGTCGTCCTCGCTCAAGCGATGCTCCATGCGGGCCAGACGGCCGGCGATGGAGGTGAGCACGGCCTCTTCGGTGTTGCCGAAGCTCACCGCCTGGAGCAGCTTTTCGAAGGAGACTGACTTTTTCTGGTCCAGGGGCCGGGAGTCCGTCTTGTCCTGCTCGCAGACCCCGACGGCGTCCACGATGACGAAGTGGTTCTTTATTTCCGCGTCCGGGGTGACGGCCCTGAGGTCGTCGCCCCGGATGACCCGCACGCCGCGGCCCTTCATCTGCTCGAAGAAGGAGCGGGACTTGACGGCGCGCATGAAGACCACGATCTCCACGGGCTTGATGTCCGTGCCGGTGGCGATCATGTCCACGGTGACGGCGATGCGCGGGAAATAGGTGTTACGGAAGTCCTTGATCAGCTGCTTGGGTGTAGCGCCGGTGGTACGGTAGGTGATCTTCTGAGCGAAGTCGTTTCCCTTGCCGAACTCCTCGCGCAGGATCTCGACGATGTTCTCGGCATGGTTGTCGTCCTTGGCGAATACCAGGGTCTTGGGGACCTCGGTGCGCCCGGGGAAGATCTCAGTCGGGAGCTTCTCCTTAAAGGTGCGCACCACGGTGCGGATCTGGTCCGGCGTGACCACGTCGCGGTCGAGTTGCCTGGCCTCGTAGCTCAGGTCTTCGTCCAGTTCCTGCCAACGTTTCTGCCGGGTCTCGCGGTCCTGCTGCTCCACGTAGTAACCGGCCTCGACCCTTGAGCCGCCCTCTGTGATCTGGGTCTTGATGCGGTAGACGTCGTAGTTGACGTTGACGCCGTCCGCCACGGCCTGCTCGTGGGGGTATTCCATGACCAGGTTCTGGTGGAAGAAGCCGAAGGTCTGCTTGTTGGGGGTGGCGGTCAGGCCGATGAGGTAGGCGTCGAAGTATTCGAGCACCTGGGCCCAGAGGTTGTAAATGGAACGGTGACATTCGTCGGTGACGATGATGTCGAACGCTTCTATGGGAATACCGGGGTTGTACTCAATCGGCGGCTGCTCCTTGAACAGGCCCTCCAGACCCTGCACGGAGATCTCTTCGTCTTCCGCGGGCAGTTCCTTGCCTCTGAGCATGGAGTACATGCGCTGGATGGTGCTGATACAGACCCGCGCCGTGGTGTCGAGGTTGTTGCTGGACAGGCGCTGGACGATGTACTCCTCGCTGAATTTGAAGTTGTTGTAGGGCGAGACGTACTGCTGGAACTCCTTGAGGGTCTGGTCGCCCAGGTTGCCGCGGTCCACCAGGAACAGCACCCGGCGGGCGCCGGCGAACTTAATCAGGCGGTAGATGAAGTTGATGGCGGTGAAGGTCTTGCCCGAGCCGGTGGCCATCTGGATGAGGGCGCGGGGGCGGTTCTCCCTCAGGGACTGTTCCAGGTTCCGGATAGCCGTTATCTGGGCGGGCCACAGGCCTTCCTCGATGAGGCGCGGCAGGTCGTGCAACCGGGCCAGGAAGGTGGGACCCCGGTCGAGGTAATCGCCCGGCGCCTCCCTCACTCCGTGGGCGGCGTCGTCGAGCCACTGGGCCAGGGTGTCCGGCCGGTGGAAGCTGAAGGTCGACCGGGCGCGCGGCTCGGGGTCGAGGCCGTTGGTGAATTTGGTTTCCGCGCCGGTGGACTGGTAGGCGAAAGGCAACGGCTTCTGCCAGGCGGGCAGACCGTCGGGCAGACCCTCCGAATACTTCGTCGACTGGATCTCGACGCCGGTCAGGGTGTGCCCCGCCTTCTTGGCCTCAAGCACCCCGGCGGCCTTGCCATCCACGTAGAACAGATAGTCGGCGAAGCCATGGCCCGATTTCAGCGGGAACTCGCGCACGGCGACTCCGCGCCCGGCCACGATGTTGGCCTCAGAGGGGTAGGTGACGATCCAGCCTGCGGCGCGCAGCAGTCGGTCGATCTCCTCCCTTGCTTTTTCTTCTTCTCCGGTCATTCCGTGGCGCTTGTCCTGGGATAAGCGTAGCCATGCCTTGGTGGACGTTAATCCATAAGCGGCCTGGCAGCTACTCGGCGCGGGGGCGGGAGCGGGGGCCGGGAAAGGGCAGTCGCGCCTCGCCGGGGAGGGCGGCCAAGGCCCAGGGAAATAAGGCCCTGGGAAATATGGTGGGCCGTGTTGGATTCGAACCAACGACCACCTGATTAAAAGTCAATCAACGTGTTAAAACTTGTTCTTTCAAGCGCACGCCAGAAGGCACCGCAGAGTGATCGTAAGTAGATGTTATTGCGCATCTTTTATCCGCTATTGCCTATCATGCGCTACCAAGTCCATACTGCCCCTAACGACGGGATTCTGGTAGCCAAAAGTAGCCAGTTCACGCTTTCCTTATATTGTTCGGACCGCGTGAATGGATTCCAAACGAGCGACCGAGCCCCACCTTTGGACGTACTGATGGAAAACGAGCCATGCCCACGAAACGGATCACGGACAAGACCGTCGCGGCCGCCGCTCCGCAGCAAGGTCGCCCCCGCGAGGCCATCTTTGACGACCTGGTGACCGGGCTGTGTTTGCGAGTGGGGGCCCGTACCCGGCAATGGGTCGTGGTCTATACCCTGGCCGGCCGGAAGCAGTGGGAGACGCTAGGCAAGGCCCGCACCTGCCAGGAAGACGAGCGCCACGGCATGACGGTGGGCGAGGCCCGGGAGGCCGCCAAGAAGGCGCTGGTCGCGGCGGCCAATGGCGATGATCCCCGCGCGCGCCCCGCGGAGATCTTGCCCGAGCATGTCCGGGAAACCTTCGCGGCCGTGAAGGATGACTACATCAAATTTCACGCCAAGCCAAAGCTTAAACCCCGTACCGCCGACTCCTACCGCGGCGAGCTGAATCGGGTGGCTGCAAAGCTCGGCAAGAAACCGATCACCGCCATTTCCCGGCGCGATGTGCTGGACATCACTGATGGCTTCGTGAAGGAAGGCAAGGGCGCCCAGGCACGCTTGGTGTACGCCATCCTTAAGTCATTCTTCAATTGGTGCGTTCAGCGGGGGATCCTCGACGCGTCGCCCATCGCCGGATTGAAGGCACCGGCCAAGGTGCCGCCGCGGGATCGGATCCTGACCGACGACGAGATCAAGGCCGTGTGGTCCGCTGCAGGGCCGCTGGAGTATCCGTTCGGGCCTTTTGTCAAACTACTACTGCTCACCGGCCAGCGGGAGACGGAGCTTGCCCACATGCGGTGGGCCGATATCGACGGTGGCGTCTGGACCATCCCCGACACCAAGCGCGGTACGATACACCGCGTTTTCCTGCCGAAGCAGGCCCTGGACATACTGAAACCTCTGCCCCGCTTCACGGGGCCCTATGTCTTTTCCGGGAGCGCAGGCAAAAACCCCGTGTCGGGTTTCTCGAGGGCCAAGCGCCGCTTGGATGCCTTCATGGAAGCGGCGGATACCACCATCGCGCCTTGGCGGTTCCACGATCTGCGCCGCACCGCCGCCTCGGGTATGGCCGCACTCAAGGTGCCACCCCACGTCATTGAGGCAACTTTGAATCACCGGTCGGGGATCGTGTCGGGGATCGCCCGGGTCTACAACGTCCACAATTACGCTGTCGAAAGCGCGAAGGGCCTGGCAAAGTGGGCGCGCCACGTCGAGTGCCTCACCACGAACCAGAAGCCGGGCAAGGTGGTACCGTTAAAACGCGTGGGTGTAGATCTCGAACTGACCTCAACAAGTCAACGTAAGTGATCGATTTATTTCAAGTTGCACGCGGGCTTGGAATTTGCCCAGGCGATACCGATGACACTTTGTCGTGAGGGGGAGCGCAGCAGGAATAAGGAAGGGGCAGTGGACCTCTGGAATAATGTTCGGTGAGAAAGCGAAACCACTGCGGAGGGCTGCCCCAATGCCAGTATTTCACGCCGAGACCCGTCACGCCACTGCGTGCCCTATCAGCCAAAGCCTGGAGCGCCTGAAGGCGCTGCTGCGGGCGCTGCCCGAGCGCGCCGTGGTGCTGGAGGAAATCTGACGGACAACCAACAGCTAAAGTTACGCGACCTGCTGAAATACAACCTCAAAAGTGTGCGCGCCTACTTACTCAAGGAGCAGTTTCAGCAACGGTGGGGGTACCAATCCCCGGTATGGGCCGGCAAGTTCCTGGACGCCTGGTGCACGCAGACCATGCGCTCTCGGATCGAGCCGATGAAGAAGTTTGCCCGTACCATGCGTACCCATCGCGAGCTAGTGTTGAATTATTTCCGCGCTCGAAAGCGATTCTCCAGCGGCGTCGTGGAGGGGTTAAACAACAAGGCGAAAGTCACCATGAGAAAATCATACGGATTCCGCACCTTTCGAGCGACAGAAATCGCCTTGTATCATGCACTTGGCAAGTTGCCGGAGCCAAAACTCGCCCACAGTTTTTACTGACGAGCCGATTATTATACCGATTTGATCTGCTTCTTGTGCATTTTAATGTACTGCGACCAGTTACTGTTTTCCTTTGAGATCTGCGCCTCTACCCGCTTCACCAACAAATCGAAAGGTCGCTCGGCGTCGTACGGTTCGGTCTTGGTGAGAAAAAGATACTTTTCGTGCCGAAGCGCTTCACAAGTAGTGCGATATTCGATCCAATTTTCTTGGAACTTGTAAAATCCCGCGACTGCGCCCGCGGCTGCGATGGTTAAGCCAAGAACTCCCACAGTGAATTTCCTCCAAAAGCCGTCGGGCGCTATGTATCCGGCCAAGAATGGAATTGAGGCGGCAGCAATCAGTTGAAACACTTGAAGACGCTTGAACCATTTCTGATTCCACTGACTCTTGGCGTCATACCACTCAATCTGATCTTCGAGTCGATCGCGAAGATAATGCTCTTCGTCCATATGCGTTACGGACATTTTCTATTGTTCGAAAAGCGCTCGCGTTTGTTCACTATCTTTCTCGCGAGCGTTGTCCTTGCGTCAAATGCCTCTTCTACGATGCCATTGAATCCACTCTGAGAACTAGGGTATTTGTAGAACTTAGCGTATCCGGAGTCGACGTTCGCCTGAACTCGCTCTGGAAGAGACCTGAAGCTTTCCGCGAGCTGAATGGCGACGAGGCCGTTAGGGAAACCGTCAGCTGGCTGCCGAAGTGATGCCTGGACCTCCCAATCCACGTAACGGCGCGCACATGTGCATTGACCGATCAACACCAATGTTACCGTTGAGTCTTCGAGATATAGTTGGCGGATTCGACGCATCACATAGTCGGTATCATTAGAACCGATGATGTCATCAGTCATCTCCATCCCGCGTCGGATGAAATTTGCGCCAAAGGTTTGGATAAAGCGATCGACCACCGGCTTGTCCGCCTGGTGGTACGAAACAAAGCATTTTCGTCGGACTGCCATGGTGGTTCTCCCTTAATCGGTATAACGCTTCAGTTCATCGACGGGCCTCTGCAACCGATGGTTAGGCGTCATGCGGCTCACCATTAAATTTCGTCCTCGAATCTTGTCAACTGATTCTCTGAGATATCACGACTCTTGATGTAAACCATCAACTCTGGAACACCTCCAGAGCGTGCGGATAGGTTGAACTGAAGGCGACCATGCCACCTCGCACTTGGGTTGATGCCCACGCACTCAATGAGCCCTGCCCGCGAGGCAGTATTCAGCGGACTAAGGTTGGCTCCTGCGCAGTTCAGTCGCCTGACTTTGATCGCGGGCATGCACTCCGCGTCGGACACGCCGCCTAGATGTTCTAAGTCTGCGATGTCGGTACGTGGGGCGAACGTAGCAGTGGTCCACACCGTTGCACGGACATCTTCCGCCGCAGCGCATTCGTGATCGGTTAGCGAGCCCATGCGACGCCCTGGTCGACTTGCTGGAGCAAGAGCAGCCGAGATCGGTTCGGGTCGACCGCTTTGTGCAGGAACATCGCTTCGAGGCGTTTCGCGAGTGCTCTCGCCGTGCGCAGGGGCATCATCATGAAAGCGAGGATGTTCAATGCAGCGGCGCTGAACAGCAATGCCCAACGGCCCTTGGGGACTCGATGCCGTTGGCTGCGCAGACGTTTTCGCACGGCATCAAGCAACTGCCGGCTAACCAGCAACGTGATGATGTTCGACAGGACGAGCGCCTCTACGACCAAGGCCTTGCGGGTTGGGAGCTCGGCGAGACGGTAATGCGACTTCAGTTCTTTGAAGATCAACTCCAACTGCCAGCGACAGGCGTAGACCTGAACCAGCGACTCTGCATCGAACTCCTCGGCCGGGATGTTCGTGAGGTAGAACCAGTAGCCCGCCGTGTGCGGGTCGCGCACGCCAATCAGCCGAAAGCGGCGCCGATGGGTACCCCGTTGACCGTCGTAGACCCCGCGCTTGAACTGAACTTCCACCTCGACGTCGAGCGCAATGCGCCGCAACTTGCCGGCGACGCCATTGAGGCGGTCGCCTTCGAGGGCGATGCTGCGCCCACGCCACAGTCGGTTCACATCGACGATGAGCGGATTCGCTCCCGCCGGCACACGGGTGAGGAAGTACCCGCCGTTTCCGTCAATGCAATCAGAGAGTTGGTATCGGAGATAGCCGAGGTCGAAGAGCAGCAATCGGCCCCCGACCCACCGCCCCATGCGCAGACTGCGGTGGTCGTTCGCACGCTCTCCTGTGAACTTGACCTTCTCCAGCCCCGCGCCCATCACGCTCATCACCAGATGCAGCTTCTCCGCCGCAGGGTTGGCGTTGGCGCGCGTGCCCGGATAGCGCCGGGCGAGCAGTCGATGCAGCTTCACCACGCTCGCATCGGTGACCACCACGTCGGCAAACTTCGCCAGCAGGCCGCGAACCGCCGGCTCGTGCTCGGCCACCTGGCCGCACCACCCAGTGACCACCGCCCGCAGGAATCGCACCAGCTCCGGAGTAAACCGGTCGTAGAACGCCGACAGCACCAGCGAAGTGCCCGTCGCGCACTGATACATCCGCCGAAGGCCTGCCAGGGTACGCTCTCGTCCCGTCGCGTAACCCAGCACCAGCGTCCACAGCATCGCGCTCGGTTCGACCTTGCGGCGACGGCGAACCATCCCGCTCTCGTAGGCGAGGCGCTCGATCTCCGCCTTCGGCAGCACTCTGGTCAACGTCTCTCGGACCCCAGTAGACTTCGCTCGGGCTACGGCCACTCCTCTGTGCCGGTTGAAGCTTCAGCAACTCCAATCAGATCAGAGGCCGTGGCCATCTTCAAGTTCTTGATTCCTAGTGAATCACGCCGCTATCCGAACACCAATGCGTCTGGGCGCCCCTGGAGGCGGCGTTCAACGAGGCCTTCGGGCGCGGGGGAGCGGGCGACATGAGCTACACGCGGGACGTAGACATCTTCTGGGACGCCTTCCGCCTCATGCAGGGCGACGCCTGTTACATCAAGAACGACTTGCCCAACGTGACCTTAGTCCAGCTTTAAGCCCATTACTTGATTTTACAGGAAATCTAATGAGACTTCGAACGGCGCACGAACTTTTGCGAGCTCAATTAGCTCTCGCCCACCGATAGGTAACACTCTCCACAATTCGATGACCCCGAATACGTCAGCAACTGTGATTACTTGCGCATCGTCGGAGAGATGTCCCCCTTCGCCATATAGTTTTGCGTTTGACCAAAGCACGTTACCAACGTCGGTATCCACCAGTGCCACCACCGTCCTATCCAGCCGCCTTCCGTTCAAGAGGGCAAGGGGTCGGGTCCGTGACACGTTCACGGACTTGTTTTCAAGTTTCTCCAGCCCGACGTCGATCACGGGCTGGGACTGGCCCGCAACGTATTTAGCCAAGCCATTAAACGCGAGAATGTATAGAGTCGGCTGGTCCTGGTACTCGATGACCGCGTCGAGTTGAATACTTTGTTGGGCACGAGGCCCAACCTGGAACACAGTTACTTGGTCCGGACCACCACTCACTTGACACGTTGCCTCTTCACATACGATCAGGAAACGCTGGTCGTTGCTCTCCGTAATGTCCGAGGTGAAGAGACGCCCATCTTCGAAGAGGCTGAATTCATATCCGCTCTCGGGGAGACTCACACCGCTCGATTCAACAAGCCCCTTCCGCCACCAGCTGAGGCGACAGGATCGCCTTGATCGCAGCACGGGCGCAGACGAATACGCGCTTCCGAGAAGCGGAAGCTCCTTCACGAAGGTGAATACTGCAAGTTGTTGCCCGTCAAAGAGGGGGTATACGGCGCAAATAGGCTGTGCGAACGTACGTTGCGCCGCGATCTGCCCTGTCTCAGCAGGAATCTCCACCAAAGTTTTGTCGGAGAAACAATATGCAGTCGAGCCGGTTGCCGTGAGCCGGCAACCCTTCGTCTTCGACGCCGAGTGATCTTGAAACACTGGATCTGGCTTGGCTTCTTTGTAGAGCGTGTACTCCGACACGCCCTCTTTAGACACTGCGGCTACTAGCATCAGCCTGGACGCAATGTCAATATGGTCGACGCGGTAGGCCCGTGCGTCCCACAAATGGCGCCAGGTTATGGAGTCAAATACACTATAGCCGTCTCGATGGTTGACCGCAATGATCCTTTCCTCACCGCCAAACAATTGAGCAAGTCCTTGCCCGTAGTCGAGTTTAAGCGGGAGAGGATGCTCGAAGAGCAATTCATTGGTCGAGAGTTCGAACACTTTAAGCCCGGATTCTGTCAGCACCGCAAGTTGTGCTTCGGAGATTAATCTATGGTCGACAATGCTGTCTGCGGCTGTCTCGACCACAGTTTCCGGCTGTTCTGGCCTGGTGCGATGGACAACTACCATCTCACTCCCGGTTACCGACACGAGGTCGCTTGAAGGTGAGAACTGTGTGCGCAATGAGAAGCGTGAGCCGAGAGCTCTGTCGTACGGCGTTTCAAACGAGGTCAACACCTCCTCCGACCACGGGTCCACGACGAGTGTGACGATCCTGGTTACAGACTCGGATTGCACGCTCACTGCAAGGAGATTTGTGTCCTCCGAAAACACCAGTTCGCTCGCAAGCAGTGGCCGATCGAAAAGCGATATTTCCGCTAACAGCTTATCCCGAAACCGGACATAGAGGACGCCGTCGCGTGACAATACAGCCAAGTACTTCCCGTCGGTAGAGATACCGTAAGAGCTTACGTTTTTGACTGTCCATGGCTCATATTTCTCGCGCAGAAAAACGAAGGTCACGTCACCGTGTTGTCCGGCCGTAGACCCCGATTTCAGCAAAAGCACGTCCGGCGTGGCCAGTTGCGGCTTTAGCTGCCTACCAGCCTCCAAGCCCGTACTCAACTCCACCTGGATAGGGGCCCCTTTCTCGTCCTTGCTAATCTCATAGACCCCCCCAGCTTTCTCGGCAACGACGAAGCCGTTGCGATCTTTGTGGCAGTCCACAGCAACGTCTTGTAGGACCTTCCACCGCTCGTAGCCACCCTTAGCGGCGGTAAAAATAGTGATCCTGCCGGTCATGCCTAGTTGATTCCTCGGTGCCAACAAGAGGAACTCTGCCCCGTGGCAGGCAAGAATGAGATCTTTCGTCTGCAGATCTTGCTGAAAACTGATGGCTCCGGTATCCCAGTCACGCACCACCACCAGTAACGTCACCAGACAGGCATCCATGTTTGAGAATGTCAAAGATTCGCATTCTGCGGTGCTGGCGTGCTTGGCCTCCACGGTCAAGATTTGCTTACCGGCCTTCGTCTCTAGGATCTGAACGATGTTGTTCGAAATAACAACGGATGCACCTGCGGGCCCTTGCCTGACAAGCTTTTTCTGGAGGGAATCGCCCCGCCACACGAGGCGCAAGGTGCCGTCCTCGGTCTCGCCCAGCGCAATTCCACTGCTCCTAGCGTACCCTTCGTCGCGTGAGACGGTTTGCTCCATCAGATCCACCGAATAGGCGTTTCCGTCGCTGGTGTATACTCTGAGCTGCTGGCCCGTTTCGTCGAACGTTGACGAACTGACACCCTTGCTTGAGCGGATCGTTGCCGTGGCAGTGGATAAGTATAGAGCCTTTGATAGTAAGCTCTCGCTAGTTATAACGATCGGTCGGTTCTCGTACTCCGGGTCGTCCGGCAAAGCGGATATGAGCTTGGGTATCGCCGCCCCATAGCGGCCTGCCTGGATGTCTCGTTCGGCCGCTGACGTCAAGGCAATCGAATCCGCCCGCAACTGATCCCACCGACGTTGTTCCATCTCTTGCCATACATATGTCATAAGGACAAGCAGACCCACGGCCCCTGCGGCCAACATAGAGAGCCTGCGATTTCGACGTTTACGTGCTCGCTGGGCAAGGTCGTCATAGCGAATACCCAGGATGAACGCGATGATTTTTAGAAGCGCAGCGTTATTCTCCCGCCATGTCGGGCCAAACTGCACGAAAAGTGGCTGATCAGAAGGATACTCGGCATGGAGCTTAACTTCGTCTGAAGTCCAGGAAGGATGGGATATAACATCCTTTGACGCGTTTCCTGGTCTGATCGGCAGGATTCGGTGGCCTTTCCCCTGCCGACGGAACTCGGTCAACTCCATCTTTACCCACTCTGACGAAATCGAGTTCTCGGTGGCAATCACTAGTAACGTGTCAGATGCCCGCAACGCATCAACGACCGAATTCGTGAGGCTTGGGGCCCCCCCAAACTCTTCGGTGTCGAGAAAGACGGGGGCAACCGTCCTGCCCTTAACATCTGATTTGTTAATCTTCAGGTTTCTTGGAAGCGTGTATCTTTCGAGCTGCTTGTGAAGCCAGCCAGCGAACGTCCTGTCGTGATGACTGTAGCTGATGAATGCGCGATATTTCATCGGGGATATCCTGGGACCAGTTGACTATGAATATGAGACAACAATGTGCGGTGGGTCCGTGGCTGAGCCGCGCTGGCGTTTTCTTAAACCCAGTAGCGGGTCAACTCCAGTCCAAGAGGATCTGTCCCACCCTCGCCGCGGCACCGTTTTCAACCCACGGGTTGATGGCCCAGTAGTAGTCGACGTATTCAGGAAGGACGGTGGAAATGGGGCGTGACGCCAAGGTTGGCCACAATACCCCTGACCATGCCGGATCACGGACGTGTCCGCGGCGAAGCAATCCAGCCAGTCCGTGAGTTCGGGCAGCAGCGCATTCCACTGGCGCGGCTCCAGCGCGGCTCCGTATATCCGGTCGATGAACGATGCTAGGTCCTTGTCCATGTGACGGTGTCACTGAGGCGAATCGGGGTCTTCTTAACTTAAGCAAAGATTCCCACGGTTTTCCATGCTCACCGCACCGTCACCAACCGATCGCCAGTATTTCAGTCGTCCTGGCAACGCGGGCGTCGGGGATTTCCCGATACAGGATTAAGGCAGCAAACCGCTATGGCTGAATGGTTGCGCTATTAGAACAAGCGAAACAAATAGAGAACGAGGTTCGCATCAGCGAATTCTGAAATACTGAGGTTCCCAGATGCGATCGCTTCTGGGAAAAGCGAACATCGCCGCGAATAAAGTAGTCCACCCATCTCGGAGAAGAACATCACCCGTATGGAAGTGATAGGGGGCTGAGCCCGAAGTCTCTAGGTGGACGTCGTACAGCCTCTGCTGCGGCAGCGCTTGGTACCGTGACCGCCAGGTGGCTTTGGGCTCCCAC
The Gammaproteobacteria bacterium DNA segment above includes these coding regions:
- a CDS encoding tyrosine-type recombinase/integrase produces the protein MPTKRITDKTVAAAAPQQGRPREAIFDDLVTGLCLRVGARTRQWVVVYTLAGRKQWETLGKARTCQEDERHGMTVGEAREAAKKALVAAANGDDPRARPAEILPEHVRETFAAVKDDYIKFHAKPKLKPRTADSYRGELNRVAAKLGKKPITAISRRDVLDITDGFVKEGKGAQARLVYAILKSFFNWCVQRGILDASPIAGLKAPAKVPPRDRILTDDEIKAVWSAAGPLEYPFGPFVKLLLLTGQRETELAHMRWADIDGGVWTIPDTKRGTIHRVFLPKQALDILKPLPRFTGPYVFSGSAGKNPVSGFSRAKRRLDAFMEAADTTIAPWRFHDLRRTAASGMAALKVPPHVIEATLNHRSGIVSGIARVYNVHNYAVESAKGLAKWARHVECLTTNQKPGKVVPLKRVGVDLELTSTSQRK
- a CDS encoding TIR domain-containing protein, with amino-acid sequence MAVRRKCFVSYHQADKPVVDRFIQTFGANFIRRGMEMTDDIIGSNDTDYVMRRIRQLYLEDSTVTLVLIGQCTCARRYVDWEVQASLRQPADGFPNGLVAIQLAESFRSLPERVQANVDSGYAKFYKYPSSQSGFNGIVEEAFDARTTLARKIVNKRERFSNNRKCP
- a CDS encoding transposase; this encodes MKYNLKSVRAYLLKEQFQQRWGYQSPVWAGKFLDAWCTQTMRSRIEPMKKFARTMRTHRELVLNYFRARKRFSSGVVEGLNNKAKVTMRKSYGFRTFRATEIALYHALGKLPEPKLAHSFY
- a CDS encoding DUF4231 domain-containing protein, with amino-acid sequence MDEEHYLRDRLEDQIEWYDAKSQWNQKWFKRLQVFQLIAAASIPFLAGYIAPDGFWRKFTVGVLGLTIAAAGAVAGFYKFQENWIEYRTTCEALRHEKYLFLTKTEPYDAERPFDLLVKRVEAQISKENSNWSQYIKMHKKQIKSV
- a CDS encoding toll/interleukin-1 receptor domain-containing protein, giving the protein MKYRAFISYSHHDRTFAGWLHKQLERYTLPRNLKINKSDVKGRTVAPVFLDTEEFGGAPSLTNSVVDALRASDTLLVIATENSISSEWVKMELTEFRRQGKGHRILPIRPGNASKDVISHPSWTSDEVKLHAEYPSDQPLFVQFGPTWRENNAALLKIIAFILGIRYDDLAQRARKRRNRRLSMLAAGAVGLLVLMTYVWQEMEQRRWDQLRADSIALTSAAERDIQAGRYGAAIPKLISALPDDPEYENRPIVITSESLLSKALYLSTATATIRSSKGVSSSTFDETGQQLRVYTSDGNAYSVDLMEQTVSRDEGYARSSGIALGETEDGTLRLVWRGDSLQKKLVRQGPAGASVVISNNIVQILETKAGKQILTVEAKHASTAECESLTFSNMDACLVTLLVVVRDWDTGAISFQQDLQTKDLILACHGAEFLLLAPRNQLGMTGRITIFTAAKGGYERWKVLQDVAVDCHKDRNGFVVAEKAGGVYEISKDEKGAPIQVELSTGLEAGRQLKPQLATPDVLLLKSGSTAGQHGDVTFVFLREKYEPWTVKNVSSYGISTDGKYLAVLSRDGVLYVRFRDKLLAEISLFDRPLLASELVFSEDTNLLAVSVQSESVTRIVTLVVDPWSEEVLTSFETPYDRALGSRFSLRTQFSPSSDLVSVTGSEMVVVHRTRPEQPETVVETAADSIVDHRLISEAQLAVLTESGLKVFELSTNELLFEHPLPLKLDYGQGLAQLFGGEERIIAVNHRDGYSVFDSITWRHLWDARAYRVDHIDIASRLMLVAAVSKEGVSEYTLYKEAKPDPVFQDHSASKTKGCRLTATGSTAYCFSDKTLVEIPAETGQIAAQRTFAQPICAVYPLFDGQQLAVFTFVKELPLLGSAYSSAPVLRSRRSCRLSWWRKGLVESSGVSLPESGYEFSLFEDGRLFTSDITESNDQRFLIVCEEATCQVSGGPDQVTVFQVGPRAQQSIQLDAVIEYQDQPTLYILAFNGLAKYVAGQSQPVIDVGLEKLENKSVNVSRTRPLALLNGRRLDRTVVALVDTDVGNVLWSNAKLYGEGGHLSDDAQVITVADVFGVIELWRVLPIGGRELIELAKVRAPFEVSLDFL
- a CDS encoding IS4 family transposase, yielding MLPKAEIERLAYESGMVRRRRKVEPSAMLWTLVLGYATGRERTLAGLRRMYQCATGTSLVLSAFYDRFTPELVRFLRAVVTGWCGQVAEHEPAVRGLLAKFADVVVTDASVVKLHRLLARRYPGTRANANPAAEKLHLVMSVMGAGLEKVKFTGERANDHRSLRMGRWVGGRLLLFDLGYLRYQLSDCIDGNGGYFLTRVPAGANPLIVDVNRLWRGRSIALEGDRLNGVAGKLRRIALDVEVEVQFKRGVYDGQRGTHRRRFRLIGVRDPHTAGYWFYLTNIPAEEFDAESLVQVYACRWQLELIFKELKSHYRLAELPTRKALVVEALVLSNIITLLVSRQLLDAVRKRLRSQRHRVPKGRWALLFSAAALNILAFMMMPLRTARALAKRLEAMFLHKAVDPNRSRLLLLQQVDQGVAWAR
- a CDS encoding type I restriction-modification enzyme R subunit C-terminal domain-containing protein, which codes for MTGEEEKAREEIDRLLRAAGWIVTYPSEANIVAGRGVAVREFPLKSGHGFADYLFYVDGKAAGVLEAKKAGHTLTGVEIQSTKYSEGLPDGLPAWQKPLPFAYQSTGAETKFTNGLDPEPRARSTFSFHRPDTLAQWLDDAAHGVREAPGDYLDRGPTFLARLHDLPRLIEEGLWPAQITAIRNLEQSLRENRPRALIQMATGSGKTFTAINFIYRLIKFAGARRVLFLVDRGNLGDQTLKEFQQYVSPYNNFKFSEEYIVQRLSSNNLDTTARVCISTIQRMYSMLRGKELPAEDEEISVQGLEGLFKEQPPIEYNPGIPIEAFDIIVTDECHRSIYNLWAQVLEYFDAYLIGLTATPNKQTFGFFHQNLVMEYPHEQAVADGVNVNYDVYRIKTQITEGGSRVEAGYYVEQQDRETRQKRWQELDEDLSYEARQLDRDVVTPDQIRTVVRTFKEKLPTEIFPGRTEVPKTLVFAKDDNHAENIVEILREEFGKGNDFAQKITYRTTGATPKQLIKDFRNTYFPRIAVTVDMIATGTDIKPVEIVVFMRAVKSRSFFEQMKGRGVRVIRGDDLRAVTPDAEIKNHFVIVDAVGVCEQDKTDSRPLDQKKSVSFEKLLQAVSFGNTEEAVLTSIAGRLARMEHRLSEDDDNKIRELAQGLGLNDLSRRLVEAINPDRHLEQARADLGLPPDSDQPVSNEILQAARDKIIQQAVKPLYDPGLRALLVDVKKKNEITLDHVSQDEVIEAGFSAEATERARGVVQSFEQFIEDHKDEITALQILYSKPYRARLNFDDIKELADQIQAPPHLWTESQLWQAYAALENTRVKGAGGRRILTDLVSLVRFAIHQDNELIPFPERVQANFNAWLATQQQTRHSGEGRNPEPFSPEQIHWLEMIRDHIAANLGIEPDDFEYAPFAQEGGLGRVHQLFGNELETIIEQLNEGLAA